A genomic segment from Triticum dicoccoides isolate Atlit2015 ecotype Zavitan chromosome 1A, WEW_v2.0, whole genome shotgun sequence encodes:
- the LOC119322750 gene encoding protein transport protein Sec61 subunit gamma-like — protein MDAVDSVVDPLREFAKDSIRLVKRCHKPDCKEFTKVAARTAIGFVVMGFVGFFVKLIFIPINNIIVGSG, from the exons ATGGACGCCGTCGACTCCGTGGTGGACCCCCTCCGCGAGTTCGCCAAGGACAGCATCCGCCTCGTCAAGCGCTGCCACAAGCCCGACTGCAAGG AGTTCACCAAGGTGGCGGCGCGGACGGCGATCGGGTTTGTCGTCATGGGgttcgtcggcttcttcgtcaagcTCATCTTCATCCCCATCAACAACATCATCGTCGGCTCCGGCTAG